Proteins from one Ranitomeya variabilis isolate aRanVar5 chromosome 1, aRanVar5.hap1, whole genome shotgun sequence genomic window:
- the LOC143794517 gene encoding uncharacterized protein LOC143794517 translates to MATESSHTSQESTVSQREQEEGVDVDLLITCIQERVPLWDSRDPRHTDQVVLRRLWKEVGQSLWDGFDSASAKDKADFVKKLKTRWRSMKDRFNRGLRKEEEQARSGAAAARTTTYKYNRMLNFLRPVLGRRATHSSTLEPVRPSGAVLHESPSDPSQPSHSESRHAPHSGEPAAGPPGVPLAKASGAPSFGYSRQRQRASDRPLMPEYFHLGTVFQNCFKVLGDRMDTALATIDRRLESMESELMRPAKHF, encoded by the exons ATGGCCACAGAGTCAAGCCACACGTCACAGGAGAGTACa GTTTCGCAACGGGAACAAGAGGAGGGGGTCGACGTAGATCTCCTTATCACCTgtatccaggagcgagtcccgttgtgggacagccgtgacccccggcacacggaccaggtggtgttgaggcggctGTGGAAGGAGGTGGGccaatcgctgtgggatggctttgacagcgcttcagcAAAGGACAAAGCAGACTTTG tcaaaaaattgaagaccagatggcgttccatgaaggaccgtttcaatcggggcctgcgaaaggaggaggaacaggctcgaagtggtgctgctgcggcaaggaCGACTACCTATAAATATAATAGGATGCTGaacttcctgagaccggtccttggccgccgagc aacacacagcagcaccctcgaacctgttcggccatctggagcggtccttcatgaatcgccatcggacccgtcacagccatcccacagcgagagcaggcatgcaccacattctggagaaccggcagccggtccacctGGTGTTCCCCTGGCCAAGGCCTCAGGCGCTCCTTCTTTCGGGTATTCCcgccagcgtcagcgggcctcggacaggccgctaatgcccgaatattttcatttgggcacggtgttccaaaattgtttcaaggtgctgggagataggatggacactgctctggccactatcgaccggcgccttgaatcaatggaatccgagctcatgaggccggcaaaacatttttag